From Daphnia pulicaria isolate SC F1-1A chromosome 4, SC_F0-13Bv2, whole genome shotgun sequence, one genomic window encodes:
- the LOC124337660 gene encoding leukocyte elastase inhibitor-like, whose product MASISKTPITIADQAKAAAALQNFSVSLFQAVGKHHSPTENVFISPFSVAAVLSMVGVGARGNTAVQLKKSMGLTNYVAENGNSDSVIGSLIQSIKGDEKFTLVAANQLYVAEKYQLTDDFKQNLNDNYGAAGQTVDFAVDASRKKINELVEEFTQQKIKDLLPEGSVNSLTKLVLVNAVYFKGNWMQKFDSSLTAVQPFYLGSKDKQKNVNMMHIDAEFRTGYIESLDARLLELPYRGWFFSMFIVLPNKIDGLPARVQRLRVLDEKSSTNSLKAWLKVCNVLMSQLSALSILKSEV is encoded by the exons ATGGCTTCAATTTCCAAAACTCCAATTACGATAGCTGATCAGGCAAAAGCTGCAGCTGCACTTCAGaacttttctgtttctttgttCCAG GCAGTTGGAAAGCATCATAGCCCaacagaaaatgttttcatttctccttTTAGCGTTGCTGCAGTTTTAAGTATGGTAGGTGTTGGTGCCAGAGGCAATACAGCTGTACAACTAAAGAAATCAATGGGCCTTACAAACTATGTAGCTGAAAATGGGAATAGTGATAGTGTGATTGGAAGCCTTATTCAAAGCATCAAG GGTGATGAAAAATTTACTCTCGTAGCCGCTAATCAGCTTTACGTTGCCGAAAAGTATCAGCTCACTGATGACTTTAAACAAAACTTGAATGACAATTATGGAGCCGCTGGGCAAACCGTTGATTTTGCCGTAGATGCTTCACGCAAAAAAATCAATGAGTTGGTGGAAGAATTCACCCagcaaaaaattaaagatcTTCTACCTGAAG GATCGGTGAATTCTTTAACCAAATTGGTGTTGGTCAATGCCGTATATTTTAAGGGAAATTGGATGCAAAAATTCGACTCGTCGCTTACCGCAGTACAACCTTTCTATTTAGGAtccaaagacaaacaaaagaatgttAATATGATGCATATTGATGCGGAATTTCGCACTGGATACATCGAGAGCCTGGACGCTCGACTTTTGGAGCTGCCCTATAGG GGTTGGTTTTTTAGCATGTTCATCGTACTTCCCAACAAAATTGATGGGTTGCCTGCA AGAGTACAGAGACTCAGAGTCTTAGACGAAAAAAGCTCGACTAATTCGCTGAAAGCATGGCTGAAAGTCTGCAACGTCCTGATGAGTCAGCTGTCAGCTCTCAGTATTCTTAAATCTGAAGTCTGA
- the LOC124335790 gene encoding cuticle protein 18.6-like, producing MKFFIFAALVSVAVAKSAYTAPSYAAPATQAYSAPAYSAPMYSSPSYETHYVAQPYNFDWAVKEAGYYNDNLDYSHSESSDGKVTTGTYHVVLPDGRTQIVTYRADSYGYVANVKYEGEAKYPEYKPASYATPSYSAPRANVYSSPVYNAPTMAAPVYSAPAQKVSEY from the exons atgaag TTCTTCATCTTCGCCGCCCTCGTCTCTGTAGCCGTTGCCAAATCGGCTTACACAGCTCCGTCTTATGCTGCACCTGCTACCCAGGCGTATTCGGCCCCAGCTTACTCGGCACCAATGTATTCATCACCCTCTTACGAAACCCACTAT GTCGCTCAACCCTACAACTTTGACTGGGCTGTTAAGGAGGCTGGATACTATAATGATAACCTCGACTATTCTCATTCCGAGAGCAGTGACGGTAAAGTAACCACCGGAACGTACCATGTTGTTCTACCCGATGGCCGCACCCAGATTGTCACCTACAGAGCTGACAGCTATGGATACGTTGCTAATGTCAAGTACGAAGGTGAAGCCAAGTACCCAGAATACAAACCTGCCTCATATGCCACACCCTCTTACTCTGCCCCCCGTGCCAACGTATATTCTTCCCCTGTCTACAATGCTCCTACCATGGCTGCACCAGTCTATTCTGCTCCTGCCCAGAAGGTTTCCGAGTACTAA